A genomic segment from Cyprinus carpio isolate SPL01 chromosome A4, ASM1834038v1, whole genome shotgun sequence encodes:
- the LOC109089148 gene encoding neuroepithelial cell-transforming gene 1 protein-like isoform X2 translates to MVAYDEPCVVPIKRTLQKIDYQYQTYKELEEPCTKRVRPLGRVTSLANLISPVKNGAVRRFGQTLQASFRGDGRSPSVPQQKPCSKAAAPTPPKRRNSTLWSETLDVHQKGTFSTKEIKRQEAIFELSRGEQDLIEDLKLARKAYHDPMLKLSIMSEEELTAIFGDLDAYIPLHEDLLAQLAMATGPDGTVGQIGKIVVDWLPRLNAYREYCSNQLAAKALLDQKKQDPRVQDFLQRCLESPFSRKLDLWSFLDIPRSRLVKYPLLLKEILRHTPPDHPDTGSLEQAISIIQAVLADINMKKGESECQYYIDKLEYLDDRQKDPHIEQCKSLLCHGELRNKSGTKLHVFLFTEVLVLTRPVMRNDRHCFQVYRQPIPVQDLILEDLQDGDVRMGGSFRGAFSNGDKAKNIFRVRFQDPSQGQSHTLQVNDVFHKQQWLNCLRTAMSTQKDSPLHENESLSTPASNDVCTKRRSSSVSAINHMEETDENCPRAAASVPSSPSSEEPPSPTPSATSTLSSSSSSSSISAPFQPHKSKKDKRSICSLGKRKETMV, encoded by the exons GAACCCTGTACTAAGCGTGTGCGGCCTCTCGGCCGAGTGACCTCGCTGGCGAACCTCATCTCTCCCGTGAAGAATGGGGCCGTCCGTCGCTTCGGCCAGACCCTCCAGGCCTCATTTCGGGGTGACGGGCGGTCTCCGAGCGTGCCCCAGCAGAAACCCTGCAGCAAGGCCGCGGCTCCCACGCCACCCAAGCGACGCAACAGCACGCTCTGGTCCGAGACCCTGGACGTCCATCAGAAAGGAACCTTTTCCACCAAAGAGATTAAGAGACAAGAG GCTATTTTTGAACTGTCTCGAGGTGAACAGGACCTGATTGAAGACCTGAAATTAGCCAGAAAG GCTTACCATGACCCAATGCTAAAACTTTCTATCATGTCCGAGGAGGAGTTGACAGCCATCTTTGGAGACTTGGATGCTTATATTCCTCTTCATGAAG ATCTTCTCGCTCAGTTGGCGATGGCTACAGGCCCAGATGGCACAGTGGGACAGATCGGCAAGATTGTTGTGGACTGG CTGCCAAGGTTAAATGCGTACAGGGAATATTGCAGTAACCAGCTGGCCGCCAAAGCCTTGCTTGATCAGAAGAAACAGGACCCAAGAGTTCAGGACTTCCTACAGCGCTGCCTTGAGTCACCTTTCAGCAGGAAACTAGACTTGTGGAGCTTCTTAGACATCCCTCGTTCACGACTGGTCAAATACCCCCTTCTTCTGAAAGAGATTTTAAGACACACACCACCAGATCACCCAGACACAGGAAGCCTTGAGCAGGCG ATAAGCATCATTCAGGCCGTGTTGGCTGACATAAACATGAAGAAAGGAGAGTCCGAGTGTCAATACTATATCGATAAGCTGGAATATTTggatgacagacagaaagaccCTCACATAGAGCAGTGCAAGAGCCTGCTTTGCCATGGGGAACTTCGCAACAAAAGTGGCACG AAGTTGCATGTGTTCCTCTTTACGGAGGTTCTGGTCTTGACCCGGCCTGTGATGCGGAATGATCGGCATTGTTTCCAGGTGTACCGCCAGCCAATCCCAGTGCAGGATCTCATATTGGAAGACCTGCAGGACGGAGACGTCCGCATGGGCGGCTCATTCCGAGGGGCTTTTAGTAATGGCGATAAAG cCAAGAACATCTTCCGGGTACGCTTCCAGGACCCATCTCAGGGCCAGTCCCATACACTGCAGGTCAATGACGTCTTCCACAAGCAGCAATGGCTCAACTGCCTCCGCACTGCCATGTCGACCCAGAAAGATTCGCCACTCCATGAGAACGAATCCTTGTCCACCCCTGCAAGTAATGACGTTTGCACCAAACGGCGCTCGTCTTCTGTCTCCGCCATCAATCATATGGAAGAGACAGATGAGAACTGTCCACGAGCCGCGGCTTCCGTCCCTTCTTCCCCCAGCTCCGAGGAGCCCCCGAGTCCCACACCCTCTGCAACCTCCACCCTCTCCTCGTCCTCTTCATCATCTTCGATTTCCGCCCCCTTCCAGCCCCACAAATCCAAAAAGGACAAGCGTTCAATCTGTTCATTGGGTAAGAGGAAGGAGACCATGGTGTAA